The following are from one region of the Streptomyces decoyicus genome:
- a CDS encoding phospholipase produces the protein MNKLGISLAGAALSGVVALSSATPALAGPAGADRTAPKASTVSANPQATAAVSRAQKLKRLNQLTEKHGMPLWQNTRIKWQDGHDKYRFDWSTDGCSGVTDNPGGFHFWSSCARHDFGYRNYKKMHAFSRAHKKRVDDSFHYDMQNVCKRQWGPYSQAQRKGCLKVAKKYYDAVRALGHL, from the coding sequence ATGAACAAGCTCGGTATTTCCTTGGCCGGCGCCGCACTCAGCGGCGTCGTCGCCCTCTCGTCGGCCACCCCGGCGCTCGCCGGCCCCGCAGGCGCGGACCGCACGGCTCCCAAGGCGTCGACCGTCTCGGCGAACCCGCAGGCGACGGCGGCCGTCAGCAGGGCGCAGAAGCTCAAGCGGCTCAACCAGCTGACCGAAAAGCACGGCATGCCGCTTTGGCAGAACACTCGCATCAAGTGGCAGGACGGGCACGACAAGTACCGCTTCGACTGGTCGACCGACGGCTGCTCGGGCGTCACCGACAACCCCGGCGGATTCCATTTCTGGTCGTCCTGCGCCCGGCACGATTTCGGTTACCGCAATTACAAGAAGATGCATGCATTCAGCCGCGCGCACAAGAAGCGGGTGGACGATTCCTTTCACTACGACATGCAGAATGTCTGCAAGCGCCAGTGGGGCCCGTACAGCCAGGCCCAGCGCAAGGGGTGCCTGAAGGTCGCGAAGAAGTACTACGACGCGGTCCGGGCCCTCGGCCACCTGTGA
- a CDS encoding YihY/virulence factor BrkB family protein: MQPANEPTERPAGRLTKARALYRNVSKRRLAWLLLKDTVNSCMRYRVTGLAAEAAFWSLLSLPPLILGLLGVLGYTNAWIGHDTIDSVRRHILGAAGTVLSAKGVNEIARPLLSDVFTGRRPDVISLGFAIALWSGSRAMNVFVDTITIMYGLDGRRGIIKTRLLAFALYLAALVVGAVALPLMVAGPDTVVSWLPASEHVIRALYWPVVLLLSVAFLTTLYHASVPVRSPWPEDIPGAVVALGMWVLGSFLLRLYLTSTVEGPTIYGSLAAPVAVLLWIGVSAFAVLVGAATNASLDRVWPSVATAAAREEAARRTAAKAGAGEAGAEETGAEGAGADGAEGAGADGGGERGDDGDGDRGGGRHGEGRGDGGTCDD, translated from the coding sequence GTGCAGCCGGCAAACGAACCAACCGAGCGGCCCGCGGGCCGTCTGACCAAGGCCCGCGCCCTCTACCGCAACGTTTCCAAGCGTCGGCTGGCCTGGCTCCTGCTCAAGGACACCGTCAACTCCTGCATGAGGTACCGCGTCACCGGCCTGGCCGCCGAGGCCGCCTTCTGGAGCCTGCTGTCGCTGCCGCCGCTGATCCTCGGGCTCCTGGGCGTGCTCGGCTACACGAACGCCTGGATCGGGCACGACACCATCGACAGCGTCCGCCGGCACATCCTCGGTGCCGCCGGCACCGTACTGTCCGCCAAGGGCGTGAACGAGATCGCCCGGCCGCTGCTCAGCGATGTCTTCACCGGCCGCCGCCCCGACGTCATCTCGCTCGGCTTCGCCATCGCCCTGTGGTCCGGGTCCCGGGCGATGAACGTCTTCGTCGACACCATCACCATCATGTACGGGCTCGACGGCCGGCGCGGCATCATCAAGACCCGGCTGCTGGCGTTCGCGCTGTACCTCGCCGCGCTCGTCGTCGGCGCCGTCGCCCTGCCGCTGATGGTGGCCGGCCCCGACACCGTCGTGAGCTGGCTGCCGGCCAGCGAGCACGTCATCCGGGCGCTGTACTGGCCGGTCGTCCTGCTCCTGTCGGTCGCCTTTCTGACCACGCTCTACCACGCGTCCGTTCCGGTCCGTTCGCCCTGGCCGGAGGACATTCCCGGTGCGGTGGTCGCGCTCGGCATGTGGGTGCTCGGCAGCTTCCTGCTGCGGCTCTACCTCACCTCGACGGTCGAGGGGCCCACGATCTACGGCTCGTTGGCCGCGCCGGTCGCCGTACTCCTGTGGATCGGCGTGTCCGCCTTCGCAGTGCTGGTCGGGGCGGCGACGAACGCCTCACTCGACCGGGTGTGGCCGTCGGTCGCCACGGCCGCGGCCCGTGAGGAGGCCGCACGGCGGACGGCGGCGAAGGCGGGTGCCGGCGAAGCGGGTGCCGAGGAGACGGGTGCCGAGGGGGCGGGCGCCGACGGGGCGGAGGGGGCCGGTGCGGACGGCGGCGGTGAGCGCGGTGATGACGGCGACGGGGACCGTGGCGGTGGCCGCCACGGGGAGGGCCGCGGCGACGGCGGCACGTGCGACGACTGA
- a CDS encoding MFS transporter, giving the protein MSPTGPPPATDPSAGTPPGPPAGPGRHTFRSVAPVLALCWLAVFFDGMDVNVYGAVMPHMLDDPGLGLTPGGAGTIGSWTTFGMLIGALGTGTLTDWLGRRPVLVASVLMFSAGSAVCALSGAPAPFGAGRFLAGLGLGGLMPLCLSLVMEFAPPRRAALATGLLMTSYHAGGMFATGLGLTLAPALGWRWVFWAGVLPAVVAAPLLLRLLPESPGVLLAKGRTAEADAVADRYGMARPVPADAPAQGARGRLAAILALFRPGARWATPLLWLASFCGLLLVYGVSTWLPQMMRAAGYGLTSSVSFLLLINAGGIVGMLIAGRTADRYGPVKVSALWFLLTAAGALLLGAHLPLGLTYVVVAVTGVWLFSAQVMVYAAAHRVYPAAERATGIGWVTGIGRTGAVAGPWLGGTLAATGNDQLGFRAFALAGLLGSLAIGLVPLARRIGRPAASPASPSSAPLGAD; this is encoded by the coding sequence ATGTCTCCCACCGGCCCGCCGCCCGCCACCGACCCGTCCGCCGGAACACCCCCCGGCCCGCCCGCCGGACCCGGCCGCCACACCTTCCGCTCCGTCGCGCCCGTCCTGGCGCTGTGCTGGCTCGCCGTGTTCTTCGACGGTATGGACGTCAACGTCTACGGCGCCGTCATGCCGCACATGCTCGACGACCCCGGCCTCGGCCTCACCCCCGGTGGGGCCGGCACGATCGGCAGCTGGACCACCTTCGGCATGCTGATCGGCGCACTCGGCACCGGCACCCTCACCGACTGGCTGGGCCGTCGCCCGGTCCTGGTCGCCAGCGTGCTGATGTTCTCCGCCGGGTCGGCGGTCTGCGCGCTGTCCGGCGCGCCCGCCCCGTTCGGCGCCGGCCGCTTCCTGGCGGGCCTGGGCCTCGGCGGGCTGATGCCCCTCTGCCTCTCCCTGGTGATGGAGTTCGCACCGCCCCGCCGGGCCGCCCTCGCCACCGGCCTGCTGATGACCTCGTACCACGCGGGCGGCATGTTCGCGACGGGCCTGGGGCTGACGCTGGCGCCCGCGCTCGGCTGGCGCTGGGTGTTCTGGGCCGGGGTGCTGCCCGCGGTCGTCGCGGCCCCACTGCTGCTGCGCCTGCTGCCGGAATCGCCCGGTGTGCTGCTCGCCAAGGGGCGTACCGCCGAGGCCGATGCGGTCGCCGACCGCTACGGCATGGCCCGCCCCGTCCCCGCCGATGCCCCCGCCCAGGGGGCCAGGGGCCGGCTGGCCGCGATCCTCGCCCTCTTCCGCCCCGGCGCACGCTGGGCGACGCCGCTGCTGTGGCTCGCCTCGTTCTGCGGTCTGCTCCTGGTCTACGGCGTGAGCACCTGGCTGCCGCAGATGATGCGGGCCGCCGGATACGGACTCACGTCCTCGGTCAGCTTCCTGCTCCTCATCAACGCGGGCGGGATCGTCGGCATGCTGATCGCGGGCCGCACCGCCGACCGCTACGGCCCGGTCAAGGTCTCCGCCCTCTGGTTCCTGCTGACCGCCGCCGGAGCACTGCTCCTCGGAGCGCATCTGCCGCTCGGCCTCACCTACGTGGTCGTGGCCGTCACCGGTGTCTGGCTCTTCAGTGCGCAGGTGATGGTCTACGCGGCGGCCCACCGCGTCTATCCGGCCGCCGAACGGGCCACCGGCATCGGCTGGGTCACCGGCATCGGCCGTACCGGCGCGGTGGCCGGCCCCTGGCTGGGCGGCACCCTCGCCGCCACCGGCAACGACCAACTCGGCTTCAGGGCCTTTGCGTTGGCCGGCCTGCTGGGCTCGCTCGCCATCGGCCTGGTGCCGCTCGCCCGGCGCATCGGCCGGCCGGCGGCGTCCCCGGCATCCCCCTCATCGGCGCCGCTCGGCGCCGACTAG